The Spirosoma foliorum genome has a window encoding:
- a CDS encoding YfhO family protein: MNQPTLFQPHRRTTLLPHLIAVLGLLVLAIIYFSPVLSGKILSMHDVQEASASAREIREIAQQTGQKPLWTDAVFSGMPGYMIDFNYPYILVYKAVMAVVNILPNTASIIFMVMLSMYILLVVLGCNPWLSALGAAAYGFGTFSIVSLEAGHVSKLFALAYGAGMLAGVILALRGRYWIGAALMGFFMCMELGANHIQITYYLFMTIGLYVLIEGVSLIRAGKGRQLTLGLLTLAVAVGLGAGSFGKRLLVLNQYTKETIRGKSELTAKTTNPDGKAPSSESKGGLDKDYAFTYSYGKGETLTLLIPNAAGGASSGGGLSTDSEFYKAMVNRGIDPSAAKQMAELGAPTYWGDQPIVGGPAYAGAALLFLFILGLFVIRGSMRWWLLSATVLMVMLAWGKNLLFFNEFLFDYLPYLNKFRAMTMAFCLAQLFIAAGAALGLQTIVNQKLTFAQLKQPLLVSLGLTAGVALVLAVMGGAFFSFQSPNDGRILSSIFGEAGKEFQSALISDRQSLLRADAIRSIILILLAAGAVWLFITDKIKTVIFYPLVLAIVVFDLFSVDKRFLNSADFVSKTVASVLFEPTAADQQILQDKSLDYRVFDQTGSFMETNRTSYFHRSIGGYNTTRLRRYNELISHAFQSNTLNILNMLNAKYVIQPGQPDPANPQQQAGPVVIPNPEVLGAAWFVGNVLQVANADEEMAAMKTLNPRDSAVVDKRFAAELGNLPGKLDHTGSTIQLTSYRPDKLIYQTNAARDGLAIFSEVYYRGDEDWQAFIDGKPAPHLRADYVLRALRIPAGKHTIEFRFDPPLAHTGDTVDLICNVLLILLIGFVIFHEGRNRRSELVSEPTPVVPSSPEMPFSTSEQTKATPPQRKTGGTKTR; encoded by the coding sequence ATGAACCAACCAACCCTTTTCCAACCGCATCGGCGGACTACTCTGCTTCCTCACTTGATTGCCGTACTGGGGCTACTCGTACTGGCTATCATTTATTTCTCGCCGGTTTTGTCCGGTAAAATTCTGTCGATGCACGATGTGCAGGAAGCTTCGGCATCGGCTCGCGAAATCCGCGAAATAGCTCAGCAAACTGGGCAAAAGCCGCTATGGACCGATGCTGTTTTTAGCGGAATGCCAGGCTACATGATCGATTTTAATTACCCATACATTCTGGTTTATAAAGCCGTGATGGCCGTAGTTAATATACTGCCCAATACGGCCAGTATCATCTTTATGGTGATGCTGAGTATGTATATTCTGCTGGTCGTGCTGGGCTGTAATCCGTGGCTCTCGGCTCTTGGTGCTGCTGCCTATGGGTTCGGTACATTTAGTATAGTCAGCCTCGAAGCAGGGCACGTTTCTAAACTTTTTGCGCTGGCCTATGGAGCTGGTATGCTGGCTGGGGTGATTCTGGCGCTCCGGGGCCGCTATTGGATTGGTGCTGCTCTGATGGGATTCTTTATGTGTATGGAACTTGGAGCCAATCACATACAGATTACCTATTACTTATTTATGACAATTGGCCTGTATGTACTCATTGAAGGAGTTAGCCTGATACGGGCAGGTAAAGGTCGCCAGCTCACACTTGGGTTGCTAACGCTGGCCGTGGCTGTTGGCCTGGGGGCCGGAAGCTTCGGTAAACGGCTACTGGTTCTCAATCAGTACACCAAAGAAACAATTCGGGGTAAGTCGGAACTGACGGCTAAAACAACCAATCCTGATGGAAAGGCACCTAGTAGTGAATCGAAAGGTGGTTTAGATAAGGATTATGCCTTTACATATAGCTACGGTAAGGGCGAAACCTTAACGCTGCTTATTCCGAATGCTGCCGGTGGCGCTTCATCGGGAGGGGGCCTGTCAACGGATTCTGAATTTTATAAGGCCATGGTAAACCGTGGTATTGACCCTTCGGCTGCCAAGCAAATGGCCGAACTAGGGGCGCCAACCTACTGGGGCGATCAGCCAATTGTAGGTGGTCCTGCTTATGCGGGCGCAGCATTGCTGTTTTTGTTTATTCTGGGCCTGTTCGTAATTCGGGGTTCGATGCGCTGGTGGCTATTGAGCGCCACGGTGCTGATGGTTATGCTGGCCTGGGGTAAAAATCTGCTGTTTTTCAATGAGTTTCTGTTCGATTATCTGCCTTACCTGAATAAGTTCAGAGCCATGACGATGGCCTTCTGTCTGGCGCAATTATTCATTGCAGCAGGGGCGGCTCTTGGTCTTCAGACAATTGTAAATCAGAAATTAACCTTTGCTCAACTGAAACAACCCTTATTGGTTAGTCTGGGGCTAACGGCGGGTGTTGCCTTAGTACTGGCGGTAATGGGTGGAGCATTTTTCTCGTTTCAGTCACCAAACGATGGCCGGATTCTGTCCAGCATTTTCGGGGAAGCGGGTAAGGAATTTCAGAGCGCCCTTATCAGCGATCGGCAGAGTTTGCTGAGGGCCGATGCTATTCGGTCTATTATCCTGATTCTACTGGCTGCTGGGGCAGTATGGTTGTTTATCACCGATAAAATCAAAACCGTTATCTTCTATCCGCTGGTGTTGGCAATCGTTGTTTTTGATTTGTTTTCGGTTGACAAACGCTTCCTGAACAGTGCCGATTTTGTCTCCAAAACAGTTGCCAGTGTTCTGTTTGAGCCAACCGCAGCCGATCAGCAGATTTTGCAGGATAAATCACTGGATTATCGGGTGTTCGACCAAACGGGGTCGTTTATGGAAACTAACCGGACATCGTATTTCCACCGATCAATTGGCGGTTATAATACGACCCGATTACGGCGCTATAATGAGCTTATTAGTCATGCGTTCCAATCGAATACGCTGAATATTCTGAATATGCTGAATGCCAAGTACGTTATTCAACCTGGACAGCCTGACCCTGCCAATCCGCAGCAACAGGCTGGTCCCGTTGTTATTCCAAATCCAGAGGTGTTGGGTGCAGCCTGGTTTGTTGGGAACGTACTGCAGGTAGCTAATGCCGATGAGGAAATGGCGGCCATGAAGACGCTGAATCCCCGCGATTCGGCTGTCGTCGATAAACGATTTGCGGCCGAATTGGGTAATTTGCCCGGCAAGCTGGATCATACAGGTAGCACGATTCAACTGACAAGTTATCGCCCCGATAAGTTAATTTACCAGACCAATGCAGCACGTGATGGACTCGCTATTTTCTCGGAGGTCTACTACCGGGGAGATGAGGACTGGCAGGCATTCATCGATGGTAAACCTGCGCCACACCTTCGGGCCGATTATGTACTGCGGGCCTTGCGTATTCCGGCGGGTAAACATACCATTGAATTTCGGTTTGATCCGCCTTTAGCGCACACGGGCGATACCGTTGACTTGATCTGTAATGTCTTATTGATTCTGTTAATTGGCTTTGTTATCTTCCATGAAGGACGCAATCGCCGTAGTGAACTTGTATCTGAGCCAACTCCTGTAGTGCCTTCATCACCAGAAATGCCATTTAGTACCTCAGAACAGACGAAAGCAACTCCACCACAACGTAAGACGGGAGGGACAAAAACTCGGTAG
- a CDS encoding response regulator transcription factor: MNTKHHLLVVDENPYVVDILVQTLSKDFKITVASTGQEAARLLIQGNRFDCVLTELDLAFFSGLELTKLIRMSRLASQTPVVILSNAPDSATRIECLEQGVDAFLSKPFNPLEVKAKLHALLRRADSPIEEPQRRLVSMTEQSENKPFWLQKSRIFSMLFGSYLLPQSA, translated from the coding sequence ATGAACACCAAACACCACTTACTTGTCGTGGATGAAAATCCATACGTGGTTGATATACTTGTACAAACGCTTAGTAAAGATTTTAAAATTACAGTGGCTAGTACAGGACAAGAAGCAGCCCGTTTGTTGATCCAGGGTAATCGGTTTGATTGTGTACTTACGGAACTTGATCTGGCTTTTTTTAGTGGGCTTGAATTAACCAAGCTTATTCGAATGAGCCGATTGGCTTCTCAGACCCCTGTGGTCATTCTTTCTAACGCACCAGACAGTGCAACTCGCATAGAGTGTTTGGAGCAAGGTGTCGATGCTTTTCTGTCGAAACCCTTTAATCCACTTGAAGTCAAAGCTAAACTACATGCTTTGCTACGACGCGCCGATTCTCCTATCGAAGAGCCGCAACGGCGATTGGTTTCGATGACGGAGCAATCGGAGAACAAGCCTTTTTGGCTTCAGAAATCTCGTATTTTCTCGATGTTGTTTGGCAGCTACCTTCTTCCCCAAAGTGCGTAA
- a CDS encoding sugar transferase: MPSFCVLLVMEDDLIANRLATIAGATCSIVRFRSGNDAEKWLTDSQKVDLIIADKRCGQAMVTMVRNKADYRLVPFLITCRFGETHLIKSTLAAGVTDILVINEENYKIQAKLDYYLGLHSQVQSFRDDSPSPVVQHFKLPLWKRTIDLSVSLIILILLSPVMLLVSLLILLDSKGPVIYKSKRAGANFHVFDMYKFRTMTVSADQQLSQLSSQNIYAQTKPNGEAVNGVMKLCSSCREQGISCQSLLVDHNRSICEKLYLEESEGSAKFMKFRNDPRITRFGTFLRNSSIDELPQLINILIGDMSLVGNRPLPLYEAEKLTSDEFAKRFAGPAGLTGLWQVKKRAKGQGTMSDRERTLLDIEYTTNFSFKTDLEIIWKTFFSLWQKENV, translated from the coding sequence ATGCCTTCATTTTGTGTCTTATTGGTAATGGAAGACGATTTAATCGCCAACCGGCTTGCTACCATTGCTGGCGCAACCTGTTCAATCGTGCGATTCAGGTCTGGGAATGATGCCGAAAAGTGGCTAACCGATAGTCAGAAAGTAGACCTGATTATCGCGGATAAACGTTGTGGCCAGGCGATGGTCACGATGGTCCGAAACAAAGCCGACTATCGCTTAGTACCCTTCCTGATCACCTGTCGCTTCGGGGAAACTCACTTAATAAAATCAACGCTTGCTGCAGGCGTAACCGATATATTGGTCATCAACGAGGAAAACTATAAAATTCAGGCAAAACTTGATTACTATCTGGGGCTACACAGTCAGGTACAGTCTTTTCGTGATGACTCCCCCAGCCCAGTTGTCCAGCACTTTAAACTACCGCTCTGGAAACGCACTATTGACCTGAGCGTTTCGCTGATCATACTTATTCTCCTTTCGCCAGTCATGCTATTAGTTTCACTACTGATACTTCTGGACTCTAAAGGGCCTGTTATTTATAAATCAAAACGTGCTGGTGCTAATTTCCATGTGTTCGATATGTACAAATTTCGGACTATGACTGTATCAGCCGATCAACAGCTCAGTCAGTTATCGTCTCAAAATATTTACGCCCAAACCAAACCCAATGGCGAAGCCGTAAATGGTGTTATGAAGTTGTGCAGCAGTTGTCGTGAACAAGGAATTTCCTGTCAGAGCCTGCTTGTCGATCACAACAGATCAATCTGTGAAAAATTATACCTGGAAGAGTCAGAAGGCTCGGCCAAATTCATGAAGTTCCGTAACGATCCTCGTATAACTCGATTTGGCACCTTTCTTCGCAACAGTAGCATTGATGAACTTCCTCAGCTAATCAATATTCTGATCGGCGACATGTCGTTGGTAGGAAATCGCCCATTACCGCTGTATGAAGCCGAGAAATTGACTTCCGATGAATTTGCCAAACGGTTTGCTGGTCCAGCTGGCTTAACGGGCTTGTGGCAGGTGAAGAAACGAGCGAAAGGACAAGGTACAATGTCTGATCGGGAACGCACACTGCTCGACATTGAATACACAACCAATTTCTCGTTCAAGACGGATCTCGAGATTATCTGGAAAACCTTTTTCAGCTTATGGCAAAAAGAGAACGTATAG
- a CDS encoding glycosyltransferase family 2 protein, producing the protein MAKRERIDDSRQPSDQPALVSIITINYNQAEITRQFLESAKSLTYPNYEIIVVDNASIQPLTTYIDSTLYPHLRVIRSEENLGFTGGNNLGIQEAKGDFFFVVNNDTELSPSLLDELLKPFGENKQIGVTCPKIRFFDAPQLVQYAGYNPMNRYTGTATAIGFNQTDNGQFDEPHSTYFAHGCAMMVSRNVVEKVGRFAERFFLYYEELDWSQRIRDAGFIIYYQPTASILHKESASVGQNSPLRTYYLTRNRILFMRRHSSSFQRLVFYLFFGVCVLPKHVVSYAVSGKITHAKAFLKGTLWNLTSTSLSPV; encoded by the coding sequence ATGGCAAAAAGAGAACGTATAGACGATAGCAGACAACCCAGCGATCAGCCGGCGCTCGTATCGATCATTACGATCAACTACAACCAGGCTGAAATAACCCGCCAGTTTCTGGAATCGGCCAAGAGCCTTACGTATCCGAACTACGAAATTATTGTGGTCGATAATGCCTCTATTCAACCATTAACGACTTACATCGATTCGACCTTATACCCTCATCTTCGGGTGATTCGGAGTGAAGAGAATCTAGGGTTTACGGGCGGCAACAATCTGGGAATACAAGAAGCGAAGGGTGACTTTTTCTTTGTTGTCAATAACGATACCGAACTATCGCCATCGTTACTCGATGAATTATTAAAGCCCTTCGGCGAAAATAAACAGATTGGGGTTACCTGCCCCAAAATAAGGTTCTTCGATGCTCCCCAGCTTGTTCAGTACGCGGGCTATAATCCAATGAATCGGTACACAGGTACGGCAACGGCTATTGGCTTTAATCAGACGGATAATGGCCAGTTCGATGAGCCTCATTCTACCTATTTCGCCCACGGTTGCGCTATGATGGTAAGCCGGAACGTAGTCGAAAAAGTTGGGCGGTTTGCCGAGCGTTTTTTTCTGTATTACGAAGAACTCGACTGGTCGCAACGGATTCGGGATGCTGGTTTTATAATTTATTATCAGCCAACAGCCTCTATTCTGCATAAAGAATCGGCATCTGTTGGGCAGAATAGCCCCCTCCGCACATACTACCTGACCCGTAATCGCATTCTGTTTATGCGACGGCACTCCTCGTCATTTCAGCGCCTTGTCTTTTACCTGTTTTTTGGGGTATGTGTGCTCCCAAAACACGTAGTCTCCTACGCTGTATCCGGCAAGATAACGCACGCCAAAGCCTTTCTCAAAGGTACCCTCTGGAATTTGACCTCAACAAGTTTATCACCGGTGTAA
- a CDS encoding O-antigen ligase family protein → MNPLFNDTLSPADQWRNNRWLLTLVGVLCALTAGWLIGSWGTMGVLMSVGVPIAIILLVGVLLEPRLGLLIYLNLSFLIGFTRFLTADIAVGTGLDGILVLTLLSTFLNGKRMEWKRLRRPAFWVLIVWLSFTILEYFNPEHPHPSSWFYHARSFSLSWFLLAIIVSVNPITKGDIKVLFIVWLVWSFFAALWGFKQQYIGLEPAELRWLAEGAEKQHILWGQLRSFSFYSDAGQFGSEMAGVTLLCLILFFETDSWLYRIVYVLLAIILFWGFAVSGTRGALFVILAGFPAYFGLKRNPVHILRGLMVAGPVLAILLFTHIGDSVYQIWRIRSALHPTEDASFLVRLENQQKLRNFLKDKPFGAGIGTSSGAGQRFSPNYFAAQIPTDSWYVQIWIETGVVGLTLYLLMLASFILIGTIKIWQLKDPWVTTMMIALLAEFTGICVVSYTNPILGQFPTSSILFINSFLFTTCDRWDTHKQA, encoded by the coding sequence ATGAATCCTTTGTTTAACGATACGCTCTCCCCTGCAGACCAATGGCGCAACAACCGTTGGTTGCTCACATTGGTGGGCGTGTTGTGTGCCTTAACCGCTGGCTGGCTCATTGGGTCGTGGGGTACTATGGGCGTTCTGATGTCGGTTGGGGTCCCGATAGCTATCATTCTCCTGGTGGGTGTATTGCTAGAACCAAGGCTCGGCTTGCTCATTTATCTTAATCTGAGTTTTCTAATTGGGTTTACCCGCTTTCTGACTGCTGATATAGCCGTAGGTACAGGACTCGACGGGATACTGGTACTGACGTTGCTGAGTACATTCCTGAATGGGAAACGAATGGAATGGAAAAGGCTCCGTCGTCCAGCCTTCTGGGTATTGATTGTGTGGCTTTCGTTTACTATTCTGGAGTATTTTAATCCCGAGCACCCCCACCCTTCTTCCTGGTTTTACCACGCTCGTTCTTTTTCGTTAAGCTGGTTCCTGCTTGCCATTATTGTATCTGTCAACCCGATTACCAAAGGGGATATAAAGGTACTTTTTATAGTATGGCTCGTTTGGTCATTCTTTGCAGCCTTGTGGGGTTTTAAGCAGCAGTACATTGGTCTGGAACCCGCCGAACTCCGGTGGCTGGCCGAAGGTGCTGAGAAACAGCATATTTTGTGGGGCCAACTACGCAGCTTTTCGTTCTATTCCGACGCCGGTCAATTTGGTTCTGAAATGGCTGGTGTAACCCTGCTCTGCCTTATTCTATTCTTTGAAACTGACTCCTGGCTGTACCGTATTGTCTACGTACTCCTGGCCATTATTCTTTTCTGGGGATTTGCCGTTTCGGGTACACGGGGTGCTTTATTCGTAATTCTAGCTGGTTTTCCAGCCTATTTCGGCCTGAAGCGAAACCCCGTTCACATTTTGCGAGGACTTATGGTGGCTGGCCCCGTACTCGCCATTCTGCTGTTCACCCACATTGGTGACTCTGTTTATCAAATCTGGCGGATTCGTTCAGCGCTGCACCCTACCGAAGATGCTTCCTTCCTGGTACGTCTTGAGAACCAGCAAAAGCTAAGAAACTTCCTGAAAGACAAACCATTTGGCGCAGGAATTGGAACCTCATCGGGCGCCGGACAACGCTTTTCACCCAATTATTTTGCCGCACAAATACCAACTGACAGCTGGTATGTTCAGATCTGGATTGAAACCGGCGTTGTTGGGCTCACCCTTTATTTATTGATGCTGGCCAGTTTTATCCTTATCGGTACCATTAAAATCTGGCAACTAAAAGACCCCTGGGTAACGACGATGATGATTGCATTGCTGGCCGAATTCACCGGTATATGCGTTGTGAGTTACACCAACCCAATTCTGGGCCAGTTTCCTACCAGTTCAATTTTATTTATCAATTCATTTCTGTTTACCACCTGCGATAGGTGGGATACCCATAAGCAAGCATGA
- a CDS encoding glycosyltransferase family 4 protein encodes MRIGIEAQRLLRPHKHGMDIVALETIRALATCSEHEFVVFVKPDEDRDGLPSSSNMQIVELPGGPYPVWEQYALPKAVKQHGIDLLHCTANTAPLNCSVPIVLTLHDIIFLENQPMLAGSWYQRFGNQYRRWNVPRIVVECERIITVSHFERQRIVDHLHLSPERVVAIWNAVSDQFKVIKDMEQIETVRSKYELPKEFIFFLGNTDPKKNVKGVLKALLGLKRQGKLTLPVVISNLPTATLTDLLGEIDGQDLANDIILCGYIPNYILPLVYNAATIFLCPSLRESFGLPILEAMACGTPVLTSSTSSMPEVAGDAALLVNPTSTEEMMAGIDRLITQPNLRAELRTKGLQRAALFSWKATANQLLTVYADSMNQ; translated from the coding sequence ATGAGAATCGGAATCGAAGCACAACGTCTCCTACGACCTCACAAGCACGGCATGGACATCGTAGCGCTCGAAACGATTCGAGCACTGGCTACCTGTTCGGAGCATGAGTTCGTCGTTTTTGTAAAACCGGATGAAGATCGCGACGGATTACCTAGTTCGTCCAATATGCAAATCGTAGAGTTACCTGGAGGGCCTTACCCTGTATGGGAACAATATGCGTTGCCTAAAGCAGTCAAGCAACACGGTATTGACTTGTTACATTGCACAGCCAACACGGCACCTCTGAATTGCTCAGTACCTATTGTGCTTACCCTGCACGATATTATTTTCCTGGAAAATCAGCCTATGCTGGCAGGTAGCTGGTATCAACGATTTGGCAATCAGTATCGGCGTTGGAACGTACCCCGAATTGTAGTGGAATGTGAACGGATCATTACGGTATCTCATTTTGAACGGCAGCGTATTGTTGATCATCTACACCTATCGCCAGAACGTGTTGTAGCTATTTGGAATGCTGTTAGCGACCAGTTTAAGGTAATCAAGGATATGGAGCAAATTGAGACCGTTCGGTCGAAATATGAATTACCCAAAGAGTTTATCTTTTTCCTAGGAAATACCGATCCCAAAAAGAATGTCAAAGGCGTACTAAAAGCGCTATTAGGACTAAAAAGACAAGGTAAACTGACGCTACCTGTCGTTATTTCGAACTTGCCTACCGCTACGCTCACCGATCTTCTTGGCGAAATTGACGGGCAAGATCTGGCCAACGATATTATTTTGTGCGGCTACATTCCAAACTACATTTTACCACTGGTATATAACGCAGCCACCATTTTCCTATGTCCATCATTAAGGGAAAGTTTCGGGCTGCCTATTTTAGAAGCTATGGCTTGCGGAACACCCGTTTTAACGTCGTCGACCTCATCAATGCCAGAAGTAGCCGGTGATGCCGCTTTGTTAGTAAATCCAACATCAACCGAAGAAATGATGGCGGGCATTGATCGGCTCATCACACAACCCAATCTACGAGCCGAATTACGAACGAAAGGACTGCAACGGGCAGCCTTATTCTCCTGGAAAGCAACAGCCAATCAATTACTGACTGTTTATGCCGACTCCATGAATCAATAA
- a CDS encoding glycosyltransferase — protein MQQFDSIVCLGQTTWEGDFQKAVVQLMTEFSARYRVLYIDYQYTLKDWAMGVAGRQDMPVQEAVRLKNPLTKKTFANGSEVYVWTPPLMLPVNWMSAKPHDLLVQQNVKRLVKGLRRVMRELNMARPLVINGLNPVFGLPMLHQLNECATIYYCFDEITIINWMSRHGSRFEPDYLRSVDAVVTTSETLRRSKSALQPNAYCVKNGVNFDLFNQAYQIARQQPAPEKPIVGYLGTADNRINLSLVEHCVRTMPDVTFQFVGEVHEPGLLKLASTYSNVIFTPPHQPADLPPLLAQMQAAMIPFVCNEHTYTIYPLKINEYLAAGLPVVSTPFSLLDDFDGVIELADSPEKFAQALRRALADSNPERVNARIDMAKNNSWSRRAEEFEAVIRQVPNAWAKEAVL, from the coding sequence ATGCAGCAGTTTGATAGTATAGTTTGTCTCGGGCAGACTACCTGGGAGGGTGATTTCCAGAAAGCGGTCGTGCAACTAATGACCGAATTTTCTGCTCGATACCGAGTTTTGTACATTGATTATCAATATACCCTGAAAGACTGGGCTATGGGTGTGGCGGGCCGTCAGGATATGCCTGTTCAGGAAGCTGTCCGGCTGAAGAACCCACTCACGAAAAAGACGTTTGCCAATGGTAGCGAGGTTTATGTGTGGACGCCCCCATTAATGCTTCCCGTCAACTGGATGTCCGCCAAACCACACGATTTGTTGGTTCAGCAAAATGTAAAGCGACTGGTTAAAGGGCTTCGACGCGTCATGCGTGAGTTAAACATGGCTCGACCGTTGGTAATTAATGGATTGAACCCGGTTTTTGGGTTGCCGATGCTTCATCAGCTCAATGAGTGCGCTACGATTTACTATTGCTTTGATGAAATAACGATTATTAACTGGATGAGTCGGCATGGCAGCCGTTTCGAGCCCGATTATCTTCGGAGCGTGGATGCGGTGGTGACTACTTCAGAGACCTTAAGACGTTCTAAGTCAGCCTTACAGCCGAATGCTTATTGCGTGAAAAATGGGGTTAATTTCGATTTATTCAATCAGGCCTACCAGATCGCTCGACAGCAACCAGCACCAGAAAAACCAATAGTAGGGTATTTGGGGACTGCGGATAATCGAATCAATCTATCGTTAGTCGAGCATTGTGTCCGTACGATGCCAGATGTTACGTTTCAGTTTGTCGGTGAAGTCCATGAACCCGGCCTTTTAAAGCTCGCATCCACCTATTCAAATGTAATTTTTACACCGCCACATCAACCAGCGGACCTCCCGCCTTTGCTGGCTCAGATGCAGGCGGCCATGATTCCGTTTGTTTGCAATGAGCATACGTATACCATTTACCCACTGAAAATCAATGAGTATTTAGCGGCTGGCTTACCTGTTGTATCAACTCCTTTTTCGCTACTTGATGATTTCGACGGGGTAATTGAGTTGGCCGACAGTCCAGAAAAGTTTGCACAGGCACTTCGCCGGGCCTTAGCAGATTCAAATCCTGAACGCGTAAATGCCCGAATCGACATGGCTAAAAACAACTCCTGGTCACGACGGGCCGAAGAATTTGAAGCTGTTATTCGGCAAGTGCCCAACGCCTGGGCTAAAGAAGCTGTTCTGTAA
- a CDS encoding GMC oxidoreductase, whose amino-acid sequence MSFLNIDSVKDRTFDAIVVGSGISGGWAAKELTEKGLRTLVLERGRDVKHIVDYPTTMMQPWEFQHLGQLTKEMKEANPIASRCYAFREDATHFFIKDNEHPYVQEKPFDWIRGYQVGGKSLMWARGTQRWSEYDFDGPARDGFAVDWPIRYADIAPWYSHVERFAGISGNKDGLAALPDGEFLPPHEQSCIEKHFTDEMAKHYKGTRPIIIGRCAHLTKPQPIHFKQGRAQCQNRSLCQRGCPYGGYFSSNSSTLPWAAQTGKMTLRPDSVVHSVIFDEKKGKASGVRVIDAHTKEMTEYYARIIFVNAACLNSNLILLNSKSSRFPNGLGNDNGLLGKYVAFHNFRTTISAEHEGFQDTTTEGIRPNGSYIPRFRNVFKQETDFLRGYAAGFGSSRATSVDTSAMGEDLKSSLMQPKYGNWRVSSHMMGETIPKESNYVTLDSTLTDAWGIPQLKISVAYDDNDEKMIRDFHEQMTEMLTISGFKNIQTHDKPDKAPGLDIHEMGGVRMGKDPKTSLLNKWNQLHNCKNVFVTDGACMTSTSTQNPSLTFMAITARAADHAVKEMKKGLL is encoded by the coding sequence ATGTCTTTCTTAAATATAGATTCTGTTAAAGATCGCACGTTCGATGCCATTGTTGTTGGCTCGGGTATTAGTGGTGGCTGGGCTGCCAAAGAGTTGACCGAAAAAGGCTTGCGTACACTGGTTCTGGAACGAGGACGCGATGTAAAACACATTGTAGACTACCCAACCACGATGATGCAGCCCTGGGAATTTCAACATTTGGGCCAGTTAACCAAAGAGATGAAAGAGGCTAACCCGATTGCCAGTCGATGTTACGCCTTCCGGGAAGATGCCACGCATTTTTTTATTAAAGACAACGAGCATCCTTATGTTCAGGAAAAACCTTTCGACTGGATTCGGGGCTATCAGGTTGGGGGTAAATCGTTGATGTGGGCTCGCGGAACCCAGCGTTGGTCGGAATATGACTTTGATGGTCCCGCTCGCGATGGCTTTGCCGTCGATTGGCCTATTCGTTATGCCGATATTGCTCCCTGGTACAGCCATGTTGAACGCTTTGCGGGTATCTCGGGAAACAAAGATGGATTGGCTGCATTGCCTGATGGCGAGTTTTTACCGCCACACGAACAATCCTGTATTGAGAAGCACTTCACGGATGAAATGGCGAAGCATTATAAAGGAACTCGTCCCATTATCATTGGTCGTTGTGCTCATTTGACAAAGCCGCAGCCTATTCACTTTAAGCAAGGGAGGGCACAGTGCCAAAACCGATCTTTATGCCAGCGAGGTTGCCCGTATGGAGGCTATTTTAGCAGCAACTCGTCGACACTCCCCTGGGCAGCTCAAACGGGGAAAATGACTCTCCGTCCCGATTCGGTTGTTCACTCCGTTATTTTTGATGAGAAGAAAGGGAAAGCATCTGGTGTGCGGGTGATTGATGCGCATACCAAAGAGATGACAGAGTATTATGCCCGAATCATCTTCGTCAATGCCGCCTGTCTGAACAGTAATCTCATTCTCCTGAATTCAAAATCCAGCCGTTTCCCCAATGGTCTGGGTAATGATAATGGTTTACTGGGTAAATACGTAGCTTTTCACAACTTCCGGACAACCATTTCGGCCGAACACGAAGGCTTTCAGGATACAACGACCGAAGGTATTCGTCCGAATGGGAGCTATATCCCTCGGTTCCGAAACGTGTTCAAACAGGAAACCGACTTTCTGAGGGGCTATGCGGCCGGGTTTGGCTCCAGTCGGGCAACCAGCGTAGACACGTCGGCGATGGGCGAAGACCTGAAGTCGAGCCTGATGCAGCCCAAGTATGGCAACTGGCGTGTCAGTTCGCACATGATGGGCGAAACCATTCCGAAGGAGAGTAATTATGTGACGCTCGATTCAACGTTGACGGATGCCTGGGGAATTCCTCAACTGAAAATTTCGGTGGCTTATGATGATAATGACGAAAAAATGATTCGCGATTTTCATGAGCAAATGACTGAAATGTTGACGATTTCAGGCTTTAAAAACATCCAGACGCACGATAAACCAGACAAAGCACCCGGACTCGATATTCATGAAATGGGGGGAGTTCGGATGGGGAAAGACCCAAAAACATCCTTGCTGAATAAGTGGAATCAGCTTCATAACTGTAAAAATGTATTCGTTACAGATGGAGCCTGTATGACATCCACGTCAACCCAAAACCCATCATTGACATTTATGGCCATTACAGCACGAGCCGCCGACCATGCCGTGAAAGAAATGAAGAAGGGATTGTTGTAG